A region of Neovison vison isolate M4711 chromosome 7, ASM_NN_V1, whole genome shotgun sequence DNA encodes the following proteins:
- the LOC122912206 gene encoding bromodomain-containing protein 4-like, translated as MPRGSGAFGARPVSEGYTALVGEGESGPPESPLEFLLSVWRQNRAARLFVLCLSLVFVSVIITLFVLEIMGQTVTTPLSLTLSHWSDVRDRANNQSVEIRKKKWVTLCSSEWPTFNVGWPRDGTFNLDIISQVEAKVFSPGPHGHPDQVPYIVTWRALVSDPPLWVQPFVLLPKPCSSPITPTAPPPLKEQLSHPQTTPSRETAQPTPPPPTPTSSSLYPALTPLQDKSPKLPKPVQPAHKPVQPAPEPVQSAPVLPPDTESPLIDLLTEEPPPYPEATTEERKPSSLASPIAGRLRDRRAQPPSQVSQAFPLREGPNGRPQYWPFTASDLYNWKQHNPPFSKDPATLTNLIESILVTHQPTWDDCQQLLQTLLTSEEKQRVLLEARKNVPGDDGRPTQLPNEIDIAFPLTRPNWDFATSAGREHLRLYRQLLIAGLRAAARRPTNLAQVKQVIQGKEETPSAFLERLKEAYRMYTPYDPDDEGQATSVSMSFIWQSSPDIRGKLQRLEGLQGYTLSDLLKEAEKVFNKRETPEEKEERIWLRMKEAQDERDKKRSKELTKVLATVVTQGQNREGVRMGERERRRTKLDRDQCAYCKERGHWARECPRNPKNLRGPLTPKPLTSLLTLED; from the coding sequence atgccccggggcagcggggcatttggagctcggcCAGTATCGGAGGGATACACGGCCTtagttggagagggggaatccggaccccctgaatctccgcttgagtttttgctttcggtttggCGCCAAAATCGCGCAGCGCGTTTGTTTGTTCTGTGTCTGAGTCTAGTCTTTGTCTCTGTGATAATAACTCTTTTTGTTCTTGAAATTATGGGACAGACAGTGACTACTCCTTTAAGTCTGACCCTAAGCCACTGGAGCGACGTCCGAGACCGGGCAAACAACCAATCGGTGGAAATACGGAAAAAGAAATGGGTCACCCTTTGTTCCTCCGAGTGGCCCACTTTCAATGTGGGATGGCCACGCGATGGCACTTTTAACCTTGATATTATTTCTCAGGTGGAAGCCAAAGTTTTCAGCCCCGGACCCCATGGGCATCCCGATCAGGTGCCCTACATCGTCACCTGGAGGGCTCTGGTTTCAGACCCCCCACTCTGGGTCCAGCCCTTTGTTCTCCTTCCCAAACCCTGCTCCTCCCCTATCACCCCCACTGCGCCGCCTCCCCTAAAAGAGCAACTGTCCCACCCCCAAACCACGCCCTCCAGGGAGACTGCGCAacccacccctcctccacctactcccacttcctcttctctttacccTGCCCTTACCCCACTCCAGGATAAATCCCCAAAACTTCCCAAGCCTGTTCAGCCTGCTCACAAGCCTGTTCAGCCTGCTCCCGAGCCTGTTCAGTCTGCTCCCGTTTTGCCTCCAGACACTGAGTCCCCTCTTATCGACCTGTTAACAGAAGAACCCCCTCCCTACCCGGAGGCCACAACAGAAGAGCGAAAGCCTAGTTCCCTGGCGTCACCCATTGCGGGGCGACTCAGGGACCGACGTGCACAGCCACCAAGTCAAGTCTCCCAAGCTTTCCCCTTGAGGGAAGGTCCTAACGGTCGGCCACAGTACTGGCCCTTTACTGCTTCTGATCTCTATAACTGGAAGCAACATAACCCTCCCTTCTCTAAGGACCCCGCCACCCTGACTAACTTGATTGAATCTATTCTAGTTACCCATCAACCCACTTGGGATGATTGTCAACAGCTGTTGCAGACTCTGCTGACCtcggaggaaaagcagagagttCTTCTGGAAGCCCGAAAGAACGTACCGGGCGATGACGGGCGACCAACCCAGTTGCCTAATGAGATCGACATAGCTTTTCCCTTAACCCGCCCTAACTGGGACTTCGCCACTTCTGCAGGTAGGGAGCACCTTCGTCTCTATCGCCAGTTGCTCATAGCGGGTCTCCGAGCAGCCGCAAGGCGGCCCActaatttggctcaggttaagcaagtaatacagggaaaggaagagacaccTTCTGCCTTTCTAGAGAGACTTAAGGAGGCTTATAGGATGTACACCCCGTATGACCCTGATGATGAAGGGCAAGCAACTAGTGTATCAATGTCCTTTATCTGGCAGTCAAGCCCTGATATTAGGGGCAAATTACAGAGATTAGAAGGGCTACAGGGGTATACACTTTCTGACTTattaaaagaggcagaaaaggtgttcaataaaagagaaactccggaagagaaagaggagagaatatggttaagaatgaaagaggcacaggatgagagagataaaaagcGGAGCAAGGAATTGACTAAGGTATTGGCCACCGTAGTTACTCAGGGACAGAACAGAGAGGGAGTCAGGATGGGAGAGCGAGAACGAAGAAGGACCAAATTAGACAGAGACCAATGTGCCTATTGcaaggaaagaggacactgggccCGAGAGtgtcccaggaaccccaagaatcTCAGAGGACCCTTGACGCCCAAACCATTGACTTCCCTACTGACGTTGGAAGACTAG